One Desulfobulbus propionicus DSM 2032 DNA segment encodes these proteins:
- a CDS encoding restriction endonuclease subunit S — MKLETFFEKFELFADAPDAVARMREVVLELAVRGKLVNQVPVDESAHLLLERIKKTKERLVADRRIKRQAILPVNEEELPFLIPEHWAWTRLGEIGDWGSGSTPSRGNPELYDGGITWLKSGELNDNQSLAGSEETVSELALNTCSFRRNEPGDILLAMYGATIGKVAILAESAVTNQAVCGCTVFDGVLNRYLFIFLLSQRSRFHSASEGGAQPNISKVKIVGFPFPLPPLAEQKRIVAKVDELMALCDQLEAQQQERQAQHAVLVKASLARFTQAPTPDNLQFLFHPSYTVSPADLRKTILTLAVQGKLVPQESEPLLGSLESILAEASVNGVSKGPTADPSAVEVLRISAGTSREDFYVNEEDFKHVDLPANEVKKFQLAPGDLLACRFNGNLHFVGRFSLYRGESRRIQVNPDKLIRFRINTDLHSPRYVCYAMNAAPTREAIEAMCATTAGNIGLSAGRLKTVEIPLPPLAEQRRIVAKVDELMALVDDLETQLAASRTVAHNLLAALVRELTTNP, encoded by the coding sequence ATGAAGCTGGAAACCTTTTTTGAGAAGTTCGAGCTGTTCGCCGATGCGCCGGATGCGGTGGCGCGGATGCGGGAGGTGGTGCTGGAGTTGGCGGTTCGGGGGAAATTGGTTAATCAAGTCCCTGTCGATGAAAGCGCTCACTTGCTGCTCGAACGTATCAAGAAAACAAAGGAACGGTTAGTCGCTGATCGCCGCATAAAAAGACAGGCTATTCTTCCGGTTAATGAAGAAGAACTTCCTTTTTTAATTCCTGAGCATTGGGCGTGGACCCGATTAGGAGAAATTGGCGATTGGGGGTCTGGTTCAACACCCTCTCGTGGTAATCCCGAATTATATGACGGCGGAATAACGTGGCTAAAATCAGGAGAACTCAACGACAACCAATCTCTCGCAGGTTCTGAGGAAACGGTATCCGAGTTAGCCCTAAATACTTGCTCGTTCCGGCGTAATGAGCCTGGGGACATTTTGCTTGCTATGTATGGTGCAACGATTGGAAAAGTCGCTATCCTTGCCGAATCGGCTGTAACAAATCAGGCAGTATGTGGATGCACCGTATTTGATGGGGTCCTAAACCGCTACCTGTTCATTTTTCTGTTGTCACAGCGTTCACGTTTTCATTCCGCGAGCGAAGGCGGGGCGCAACCAAACATTTCCAAAGTAAAAATCGTGGGATTTCCATTCCCCCTCCCACCTCTTGCCGAGCAAAAGCGGATCGTGGCCAAGGTGGATGAGTTGATGGCCTTGTGCGATCAACTGGAGGCGCAGCAACAAGAGCGGCAAGCCCAGCACGCCGTCCTGGTCAAGGCCAGCCTGGCGCGTTTCACCCAGGCCCCCACCCCGGACAACCTCCAGTTCTTGTTCCACCCGTCCTACACCGTCTCCCCGGCCGACCTCCGCAAAACCATCCTCACCCTCGCCGTGCAGGGCAAACTTGTGCCGCAGGAGTCAGAACCCTTACTCGGATCACTCGAATCGATTCTCGCTGAAGCATCAGTGAACGGTGTTTCCAAAGGTCCTACTGCGGATCCCTCTGCAGTTGAGGTTCTTCGAATTAGCGCTGGAACCTCGCGTGAAGATTTCTACGTTAACGAGGAAGACTTCAAACATGTCGATTTGCCGGCAAACGAAGTCAAGAAATTCCAACTTGCACCTGGTGATTTGCTTGCTTGCCGATTTAACGGTAATCTCCACTTTGTCGGACGATTTTCTTTGTATCGTGGTGAATCAAGGCGCATTCAAGTCAACCCAGACAAGTTGATCAGGTTCCGGATTAATACCGATTTGCATTCTCCACGTTACGTTTGTTACGCTATGAATGCCGCACCAACGCGTGAAGCGATTGAAGCGATGTGTGCCACAACGGCTGGTAATATCGGCCTTAGTGCTGGACGACTGAAAACTGTCGAAATTCCCCTCCCACCCCTCGCCGAACAACGCCGTATCGTCGCCAAGGTGGACGAACTCATGGCCCTGGTCGACGACCTGGAAACCCAACTCGCCGCCTCCCGTACCGTGGCCCACAACCTTCTGGCCGCCCTGGTCAGGGAACTCACCACCAACCCCTGA
- a CDS encoding HsdM family class I SAM-dependent methyltransferase encodes MSNVSTLVKSIQNIMRKDAGTYGDAQRLEQLGWMFFLKIFDDREKELELLRDDYSSPLAPELRWCNWAADEEGLTGEGLLDFVNNTLLPRLKNLAVGADRVAALVRTAFEDANNYMKKGTLMRQVINKINGIDFNASDDRHLFGDIYEKLLKDLQSAGNAGEFYTPRAVTQFIVEQVDPRLGETVLDPACGTGGFLVCTIEHLRRQARTAEDERTIQECFTGIEKKHLPHILCMTNLMLHGIDVPAGVRHDNTLARPLRDWTRQERVDVIVTNPPFGGMEEDGIEANFPAEFRTRETADLFLVLLMKLLKPGGRAGLVLPDGTLFGEGVKTRIKETLLTECNLHTIVRLPNGVFNPYTGIRTNLLFFTKGQPTTEIWYYEHPYPPGAKSYNKTKPIRIEEFAPERAWWHKREENAFAWRVDIETIRAGGFNLDSKNPHNSDTGPGDVEQLLPEYEKLLSQIAATRAKLKAELHQALTATRGAGE; translated from the coding sequence ATGTCCAACGTCTCCACCCTGGTCAAATCCATCCAGAACATCATGCGCAAGGACGCCGGCACCTACGGCGACGCCCAGCGGCTCGAACAACTCGGCTGGATGTTCTTTCTCAAGATCTTTGACGATCGCGAAAAGGAACTCGAACTGTTACGCGACGACTACTCTTCCCCGCTGGCTCCGGAACTGCGCTGGTGCAACTGGGCCGCCGACGAGGAAGGCCTCACCGGCGAGGGGCTGCTGGATTTCGTCAACAACACCCTGCTCCCCCGGCTCAAGAACCTCGCCGTCGGCGCCGACCGGGTGGCGGCGCTCGTCCGCACCGCCTTTGAGGATGCCAACAACTACATGAAAAAAGGCACCCTCATGCGCCAGGTGATCAACAAGATCAACGGTATCGACTTCAACGCCTCGGATGACCGCCACCTCTTCGGCGACATCTACGAAAAGCTGCTCAAGGATCTCCAGAGCGCGGGCAATGCCGGCGAATTCTACACCCCGCGCGCCGTGACCCAATTCATTGTCGAGCAGGTCGATCCCCGCCTGGGCGAAACCGTGCTCGACCCGGCCTGCGGCACCGGCGGCTTCCTCGTCTGCACCATCGAGCACCTGCGCCGTCAGGCCAGAACCGCGGAGGACGAACGCACCATCCAGGAGTGCTTTACCGGCATCGAAAAGAAGCATCTGCCGCACATCCTCTGCATGACCAACCTCATGCTCCACGGCATCGACGTGCCTGCGGGTGTCCGCCACGACAACACCCTGGCCCGGCCCCTGCGCGACTGGACGCGCCAGGAACGCGTGGATGTGATTGTCACCAATCCGCCCTTCGGCGGCATGGAGGAGGACGGCATCGAGGCCAACTTCCCGGCCGAGTTCCGCACCCGCGAGACCGCCGACCTCTTTCTCGTCCTCTTGATGAAGCTGCTCAAACCCGGCGGCCGCGCCGGCCTGGTCCTCCCCGACGGCACGCTCTTCGGCGAGGGCGTCAAAACCCGGATCAAGGAAACCCTGCTCACCGAGTGCAACCTCCACACCATCGTCCGGCTGCCGAACGGCGTCTTCAACCCCTATACCGGTATCCGCACCAATCTGCTCTTTTTCACCAAGGGCCAGCCCACCACCGAAATCTGGTACTACGAACACCCCTATCCGCCCGGCGCCAAAAGCTACAACAAAACCAAGCCGATCCGCATCGAGGAGTTCGCCCCGGAGCGCGCCTGGTGGCATAAGCGCGAGGAGAACGCGTTTGCCTGGCGGGTGGACATCGAGACCATCCGGGCCGGCGGTTTCAACCTCGATAGCAAGAACCCGCACAACAGCGACACCGGCCCCGGCGATGTCGAGCAGTTGCTGCCCGAGTACGAAAAGCTGCTGAGTCAGATCGCCGCGACCCGAGCGAAGCTAAAGGCCGAACTGCACCAGGCCCTAACCGCGACCCGTGGGGCAGGGGAATGA
- the hsdR gene encoding EcoAI/FtnUII family type I restriction enzme subunit R translates to MNKKSLSEADIRSKFITPALVQGGKWHLMTQIREEYFITKGRVTVRGKVVKRGDGRKVDYLLFYKPGIPIAVIEAKDNNHSLGDGMQQALDYAEILDVPFAYSSNGDAFLEHDRTGGALQIEREIPLDRFPSPAELWSRFRAAKGYDAAQNAVTTQDYYDDGSGKTPRYYQLIAINRTIDAIARGENRILLVMATGTGKTYTAFQIIWRLWKSGAKKRILFLVDRNILADQTKNNDFKPFGAAMTKITNRTADKAFEIYLALYQAVSGTEEEQNIYKQFSPAFFDLVVVDECHRGSAAEDAAWRKILEYFHAATQIGLTATPKETREVSNIDYFGQPISTYSLRQGIADGFLAPYKVIRIGIDKDLDGWRPEIGKTDKHGQVIEDREYNELDFDRTLILERRTALVAAKISEFLKATDRFHKTIVFCENIGHAERMRQALVNANPDLAAANAKYVMRITGDNDEGKAQLDNFIDPESTYPVIATTSQLMSTGVDAQTCHLIVLDKRINSMTEFKQIIGRGTRINEDYGKLYFTIMDFKRATALFADPAFDGEPVQIYEPGPDDPPLPPEEMPTGGENLPPHPTTGEPPGAWDDPPAGKPTIYVVDDVEVRVATERVQYLDGDGRLITESLRDYSRRTVSQTYATLDAFLTAWNAAERKQAVVEELAARGVFLDELAEQIGPGYDAFDLICHVAFDRPPRTRRQRVAQVRGRDVFGRYGEQARAVLEALLDKYADAGLRSFESFDILKVDPLSSFGTPMEIIKLFGGKPDYIKALHHLEAELYLEEA, encoded by the coding sequence ATGAACAAGAAATCGCTGAGCGAAGCGGACATCCGCAGCAAATTCATCACTCCGGCCCTCGTCCAAGGCGGCAAGTGGCACCTGATGACCCAGATCCGCGAGGAGTATTTCATCACCAAGGGACGGGTGACGGTGCGCGGCAAGGTGGTCAAGCGCGGGGATGGCAGGAAGGTCGATTACCTGCTCTTCTACAAACCCGGTATCCCCATCGCGGTGATCGAGGCCAAGGACAACAATCACAGCCTGGGCGACGGCATGCAGCAGGCCCTGGACTACGCCGAGATCCTCGATGTGCCCTTTGCCTACAGTTCCAACGGCGACGCCTTCCTCGAACACGACCGCACCGGAGGCGCCTTGCAGATCGAGCGGGAAATCCCCCTGGACCGGTTCCCCAGCCCCGCCGAACTCTGGAGCCGCTTCCGCGCCGCCAAGGGCTACGATGCGGCCCAAAATGCCGTCACCACCCAGGACTATTACGACGACGGTTCCGGCAAGACGCCGCGCTACTACCAGCTGATCGCCATCAACCGCACCATCGACGCCATTGCCCGGGGCGAGAACCGCATCCTCCTGGTCATGGCCACCGGCACCGGCAAGACCTATACCGCCTTCCAGATCATCTGGCGGCTGTGGAAGTCGGGCGCAAAAAAGCGCATCCTCTTCCTGGTCGATCGCAACATCCTCGCCGACCAGACCAAGAACAACGATTTCAAACCGTTCGGCGCGGCGATGACCAAGATCACCAACCGCACCGCCGACAAGGCCTTTGAAATCTACCTCGCCCTCTACCAGGCGGTCAGCGGCACCGAGGAAGAACAGAACATCTACAAGCAGTTCTCGCCCGCGTTCTTCGACCTGGTCGTGGTCGACGAGTGCCACCGGGGCAGCGCCGCCGAGGACGCGGCCTGGCGCAAGATCCTCGAATATTTCCATGCCGCCACCCAGATCGGCCTCACCGCCACCCCCAAGGAAACCCGCGAGGTCAGCAACATCGACTATTTCGGCCAGCCGATCTCCACCTACTCGCTGCGCCAGGGCATTGCCGACGGCTTCCTCGCCCCCTACAAGGTGATCCGTATCGGCATCGACAAAGACCTCGACGGCTGGCGGCCGGAGATCGGCAAGACCGACAAGCACGGCCAGGTGATCGAGGATCGCGAGTACAACGAACTCGACTTTGATCGCACCCTCATCCTGGAGCGGCGCACCGCCCTGGTGGCGGCCAAGATCAGCGAATTCCTCAAGGCCACCGACCGGTTCCACAAAACCATCGTCTTCTGCGAGAACATCGGCCACGCCGAGCGCATGCGCCAGGCCCTGGTCAACGCCAACCCCGATCTTGCCGCCGCCAACGCCAAATACGTGATGCGCATCACCGGCGACAACGACGAGGGCAAGGCGCAACTCGACAACTTCATCGACCCGGAATCCACCTATCCGGTCATCGCCACCACCTCGCAGCTGATGTCCACCGGGGTGGATGCCCAGACCTGCCACTTGATCGTGCTCGACAAACGGATCAACTCCATGACCGAGTTCAAGCAGATCATCGGCCGCGGCACCCGCATCAACGAGGACTACGGCAAGCTCTACTTCACCATCATGGACTTCAAGCGGGCCACCGCCCTGTTTGCCGATCCCGCTTTCGACGGCGAACCGGTGCAGATCTACGAACCCGGCCCCGACGATCCACCCCTGCCGCCGGAAGAGATGCCCACCGGAGGTGAAAACCTGCCGCCCCATCCCACGACCGGCGAGCCGCCTGGTGCCTGGGACGACCCGCCCGCAGGCAAACCCACCATCTACGTGGTCGACGATGTTGAGGTCCGCGTCGCCACCGAACGGGTCCAGTATCTCGATGGCGACGGCCGCCTGATCACCGAATCCCTGCGCGACTACTCGCGCAGGACCGTGAGCCAAACCTACGCCACCCTCGACGCATTCCTCACCGCCTGGAACGCGGCCGAACGCAAGCAGGCGGTGGTCGAGGAACTGGCCGCTCGCGGCGTCTTCCTTGACGAACTGGCCGAACAGATCGGCCCCGGCTACGATGCCTTCGACCTGATCTGCCATGTGGCCTTTGACCGTCCGCCGCGTACCCGCCGCCAGCGCGTGGCCCAGGTGCGCGGCCGCGATGTCTTCGGCCGCTACGGCGAACAGGCCCGCGCCGTGCTCGAAGCCCTGCTCGACAAGTACGCCGATGCCGGGCTCAGGAGTTTCGAGTCGTTCGACATCCTCAAGGTCGACCCGCTTTCCAGCTTTGGCACGCCGATGGAGATCATCAAGCTCTTTGGCGGGAAACCCGATTACATCAAAGCCCTCCACCACCTGGAGGCCGAACTTTACCTGGAAGAAGCCTGA
- a CDS encoding enoyl-CoA hydratase-related protein: MEYKEILFEVDEGIATLTLNRADIRNAITHPDMIAEIKSACDQVNSHLDIRVLILTAVDPAFSSGGNVKDMKERKGMFAGTPAEIVEQYRKNLQEVLLSVYNVEIPTIAAINGSAVGAGCGLALMCDIRVASRKATFGETFLNVGLIPGDGSAFTLPRVIGMAKASELIFTAETIDADAALDLGLINHVVDHEELLAKSRNIAAKIAGRPPQAVRLTKKLLRLGPQSTLEQSMLQAAAYQSLCHFTDDHMEALNAMFEKRKPLFQGK; this comes from the coding sequence ATGGAATACAAGGAGATTTTGTTTGAGGTAGACGAGGGAATCGCCACGCTGACCCTGAATCGGGCCGACATTCGTAACGCCATCACCCATCCCGACATGATCGCCGAGATTAAATCGGCGTGCGACCAGGTGAACTCCCACCTGGACATCCGGGTGCTCATCCTCACCGCGGTCGACCCCGCCTTTTCTTCCGGTGGCAACGTCAAGGACATGAAGGAGCGCAAGGGCATGTTTGCCGGCACTCCGGCGGAGATCGTGGAACAGTACCGGAAAAATCTCCAGGAAGTGCTGCTGAGCGTCTACAACGTGGAGATTCCGACCATCGCGGCCATCAACGGTTCCGCTGTCGGCGCGGGCTGCGGCCTGGCGCTGATGTGCGACATCCGCGTCGCCTCGCGCAAGGCCACCTTTGGCGAAACCTTCTTGAATGTGGGATTGATTCCCGGCGACGGCAGCGCCTTCACCCTGCCCCGGGTGATCGGCATGGCCAAGGCCAGCGAACTGATTTTCACCGCCGAGACCATCGACGCCGACGCCGCCCTGGACCTGGGGTTGATCAACCACGTGGTCGACCATGAGGAACTGCTGGCGAAATCCCGGAACATCGCGGCCAAGATCGCCGGCCGGCCGCCCCAGGCGGTGCGCCTCACCAAGAAGCTGCTCCGCCTTGGCCCCCAGTCCACCCTGGAGCAGAGCATGCTGCAGGCCGCGGCCTATCAGTCCCTGTGCCACTTCACCGACGACCACATGGAGGCGCTGAACGCCATGTTTGAGAAGCGCAAACCGCTCTTTCAGGGCAAGTAA
- a CDS encoding delta-60 repeat domain-containing protein: MYSRYSVLIGLWVLCAGFAGKEVWAAFQLDDTFGLDGRVAVELGVKNSGHAVLVQPDGKIVVAGSTSGAKGTAMNFALLRFNPDGSLDPTFNGEGSAVTSLVPGDDEALALGLLADGRIVAGGYSHNGTDRDFAVACYRRDGSLDPTFGVEGAVLTSIGNGNEEITALVVDQNDNITVVGSSEGTVGRILVAARYTSAGVLDSSFGEQGVSLIGVGEDANAEGLVERRDGSLVISGSYVDKQGSAAMLVGLRANGLLETTFGSKGIATVSPAFAASEGYGISEDGDGLLYLAGAVGNPGRRDAALFRFTPDGQAEGSFGRNGAVVSAVTAEDDVLYDVSVGPAGVAASGFAVHAGARQFLLISYLADGSIADAAAGAGQAAGDPSPADAAPIQEVRVNGQSKVQIRRLQVWNSEVRIQPLQMSDTAVAPPTAWLAPADFSGRDRGAEAGLARIGRHLEGFFLPSAWAADSEATPRDKNATVLAARTVTTAFSEGESLGFALTTDAEGDVIVVGTAEGREASSIVAARFVAADLIDRITDQPGHRSSHITTSLTADITRTTVATGGEIGESFAHEVVRRGVVFSRKQGPVYKNEASAGPTSLVPGGMLRQLEAFFAADAVAAESAFLGGTKSVGEQGVEAGRTDNGAGKGAFSVLLEHLRPGTVYYIRAYALTAGGAVYYGNQISIRTADACFIATASFGSLLHPCVSILRDFRDACLLGHPVGTWLVDLYYTFSPPLADAIADNAPLRQVVRLLLLPVIGFSWLALQIGLAGASCAAVALTAIAAWAIPWPRRRG, translated from the coding sequence ATGTATTCTCGATATTCCGTGTTGATAGGACTGTGGGTGCTGTGCGCGGGTTTTGCCGGGAAAGAGGTGTGGGCCGCGTTTCAACTGGACGATACCTTTGGCCTCGACGGCCGGGTGGCGGTGGAGTTGGGCGTCAAGAACAGCGGCCATGCGGTCCTTGTCCAGCCGGACGGCAAGATCGTGGTGGCTGGTTCCACGTCGGGCGCCAAGGGAACAGCCATGAATTTCGCCCTGCTCCGGTTCAATCCCGACGGTTCCCTGGACCCGACCTTCAACGGCGAAGGTTCGGCGGTCACCTCCCTCGTCCCCGGCGACGACGAAGCCCTGGCCCTGGGGCTGCTGGCCGACGGCCGCATCGTGGCGGGGGGCTACAGCCACAACGGCACGGATCGCGATTTTGCCGTGGCCTGTTATCGCCGCGACGGTTCCCTGGATCCGACCTTCGGCGTCGAGGGCGCGGTGCTGACCTCCATCGGCAACGGCAACGAGGAGATAACCGCCCTGGTGGTCGATCAGAACGACAACATCACCGTTGTCGGCTCCTCCGAAGGCACGGTCGGCCGGATTCTGGTGGCCGCCCGCTATACCTCGGCGGGCGTGTTGGACAGTTCCTTCGGCGAGCAGGGAGTGAGCCTGATCGGGGTCGGAGAGGATGCCAACGCCGAGGGCCTTGTCGAACGCCGGGATGGATCCCTGGTCATCTCGGGGTCGTATGTGGACAAACAGGGGAGCGCCGCCATGCTGGTCGGTCTGCGCGCCAACGGCCTGCTGGAGACGACCTTTGGCAGCAAGGGGATCGCCACGGTTTCTCCGGCCTTTGCCGCCAGCGAAGGATACGGTATCAGCGAAGACGGCGACGGCCTGCTCTATCTGGCCGGCGCGGTCGGCAATCCGGGCCGGCGTGACGCGGCCCTCTTCCGCTTCACGCCCGATGGCCAGGCGGAGGGATCGTTCGGGCGGAACGGGGCGGTTGTCTCGGCCGTCACCGCCGAGGACGATGTCCTCTACGACGTGAGCGTGGGCCCGGCCGGAGTGGCAGCAAGCGGGTTCGCCGTCCATGCCGGGGCCCGTCAATTTTTGCTGATCTCCTATCTGGCCGACGGTTCGATCGCCGATGCCGCCGCCGGAGCCGGACAAGCCGCCGGCGACCCGTCCCCGGCGGATGCCGCGCCGATTCAGGAGGTCCGGGTAAACGGCCAGAGCAAGGTGCAGATCAGGCGGCTCCAGGTATGGAACAGCGAGGTTCGTATCCAGCCGTTGCAGATGTCGGATACGGCCGTTGCCCCGCCCACGGCCTGGCTGGCGCCCGCTGATTTTTCCGGCAGGGACCGGGGCGCCGAGGCGGGCCTGGCGCGAATCGGCAGGCATCTGGAGGGCTTTTTTCTCCCCTCTGCCTGGGCCGCCGATTCCGAAGCGACGCCGCGCGACAAAAATGCGACCGTGCTCGCGGCGCGGACAGTCACCACCGCCTTCAGCGAGGGCGAGTCACTCGGTTTTGCGCTCACCACGGACGCGGAGGGCGATGTGATCGTCGTGGGCACGGCCGAAGGCCGCGAGGCGAGTTCCATCGTGGCCGCACGGTTTGTCGCCGCCGACCTGATCGACCGGATCACCGATCAACCGGGCCATCGGAGCAGCCATATCACCACCTCGCTGACTGCCGACATCACCCGCACCACCGTGGCTACCGGAGGGGAAATCGGCGAATCGTTTGCCCACGAGGTGGTCCGCCGAGGGGTGGTGTTCAGCCGCAAGCAGGGGCCGGTCTACAAAAACGAAGCGAGCGCGGGGCCGACCTCCCTGGTTCCGGGCGGCATGCTGCGGCAACTCGAGGCATTTTTCGCCGCCGACGCCGTGGCGGCCGAATCCGCCTTCCTTGGCGGCACCAAGTCGGTCGGCGAGCAGGGGGTCGAGGCCGGACGCACCGACAACGGTGCCGGAAAAGGTGCGTTCAGCGTGTTGCTCGAACATCTCCGGCCCGGCACGGTCTATTACATCCGGGCCTATGCTCTGACCGCCGGGGGCGCCGTGTACTACGGCAACCAGATCAGTATCCGGACCGCGGATGCCTGTTTTATCGCCACCGCCTCCTTTGGCAGCCTGCTGCATCCCTGCGTGTCCATCCTGCGCGATTTTCGCGATGCCTGTCTGCTCGGCCACCCGGTCGGCACCTGGCTGGTCGATCTCTATTATACCTTTTCGCCGCCCCTGGCGGATGCTATTGCCGACAACGCGCCGTTGCGCCAGGTTGTCCGCTTGCTGCTGCTGCCGGTGATCGGTTTTTCCTGGCTGGCCTTGCAGATCGGACTGGCTGGAGCCTCCTGCGCGGCGGTCGCCTTGACGGCGATCGCGGCTTGGGCGATACCGTGGCCGCGTCGGCGCGGATAA
- the gspG gene encoding type II secretion system major pseudopilin GspG — MTARRTRMAHLLSTSHGFTLIELMVVMVILGILAGLIVPRIMDRPEEARRTKAGVQIQSIEQALKLYKIDNGQYPTTEQGLVALVEPPTVGVLAKRWRAGGYLDKGKVPKDPWDNEFVYISPGLHGDFDLSSYGPDGQAGGEGKDEDINNWELE; from the coding sequence ATGACTGCACGACGTACACGCATGGCCCATCTTCTCAGCACCTCCCACGGATTCACCCTGATCGAACTGATGGTAGTCATGGTGATCCTGGGCATCCTGGCCGGACTCATTGTCCCGCGGATCATGGATCGGCCGGAGGAGGCGCGGCGCACCAAGGCCGGAGTCCAGATCCAGTCCATCGAACAGGCCCTGAAACTGTACAAGATCGACAATGGGCAGTACCCCACCACGGAGCAGGGCCTGGTCGCCCTGGTCGAGCCGCCGACGGTCGGGGTGCTGGCCAAGCGGTGGCGGGCAGGGGGATATCTGGACAAGGGCAAGGTGCCCAAGGATCCGTGGGACAACGAGTTTGTGTATATCTCTCCGGGGTTGCACGGCGATTTTGATCTGAGCTCCTACGGTCCGGATGGACAAGCCGGCGGCGAGGGCAAGGACGAGGACATCAACAACTGGGAATTGGAATAG
- a CDS encoding pilus assembly FimT family protein yields MGHPPNNRGFTLLELIVVMALIALTASFTVPRLADLLYADQLKVNVRKLVGLIHQASTLAQRDQKPHLLKYFENEHRFVVVPEAKAETTLAGDDTTEAALLLAESVRVGEFWFWYGGARSGEDRVIRFSKEGYVEPTILYLRKENGQEMSVVLSPFLGKVRVIDGHVVPETDTFSR; encoded by the coding sequence GTGGGTCATCCGCCGAACAACCGAGGGTTTACCCTGCTCGAACTGATCGTGGTCATGGCCTTGATCGCCCTGACCGCCTCGTTTACCGTGCCGCGGCTGGCCGATCTGTTGTATGCCGATCAGCTGAAGGTGAACGTGCGCAAGCTGGTGGGTCTGATCCACCAGGCCTCGACACTGGCGCAACGCGATCAGAAACCCCATCTGCTCAAGTATTTCGAAAATGAGCACCGTTTTGTGGTCGTCCCCGAGGCAAAAGCGGAGACGACGCTGGCCGGGGACGATACGACGGAGGCGGCGTTGCTCCTGGCCGAATCGGTGCGGGTCGGCGAGTTCTGGTTTTGGTATGGCGGGGCCCGCTCCGGAGAGGATCGGGTCATTCGTTTCAGCAAGGAAGGGTATGTCGAACCGACGATCCTCTATCTGCGCAAGGAAAACGGCCAGGAAATGTCGGTGGTGCTTTCCCCCTTTCTCGGCAAGGTCCGCGTTATTGACGGCCATGTGGTTCCGGAGACCGACACCTTTTCCCGCTGA
- a CDS encoding type IV pilus modification PilV family protein produces MWFRRPTPFPADRLPEGGKGRSGGFTLLEVMIAVAVIAIALVTLIGAQSQSVSLATGAKFDTLASLLAQWKMTDLMQQEYDQLAAGQGTFGEDYPQFFWKVTVSDLSESDTGIKGAGDLLKMLELTVGVEQDSRLVYTVRSMVMKQPEAGVQGDAGKKPEGERKAEGPPGAQKPPALETAQ; encoded by the coding sequence ATGTGGTTCCGGAGACCGACACCTTTTCCCGCTGACCGCCTGCCTGAGGGGGGCAAGGGGCGGAGCGGGGGCTTTACCCTGCTCGAGGTGATGATCGCGGTGGCGGTGATCGCCATTGCCCTGGTGACCCTGATCGGTGCGCAATCGCAGAGCGTTTCCCTGGCGACCGGGGCGAAATTCGACACCCTGGCCTCGCTGTTGGCCCAGTGGAAAATGACCGACCTCATGCAGCAGGAGTATGACCAGCTGGCCGCCGGTCAAGGAACCTTCGGCGAGGACTATCCGCAGTTTTTCTGGAAAGTGACGGTGTCCGACCTCTCGGAGAGCGACACCGGGATCAAGGGAGCTGGCGACCTGCTGAAAATGCTGGAACTGACGGTCGGCGTCGAGCAGGATTCCCGTCTGGTCTACACCGTGCGCAGCATGGTCATGAAACAGCCGGAGGCGGGCGTCCAAGGGGACGCGGGCAAGAAACCGGAAGGGGAGCGGAAAGCGGAAGGGCCACCAGGGGCGCAAAAACCTCCTGCTTTGGAGACCGCACAGTGA
- a CDS encoding PulJ/GspJ family protein, protein MSGRNHGFTLLEVLLAMSVLGVVVAMLSLSLSSSLQVVEATEREEEVFFQAQTALRRITADLGSAVAVQEGMFVGENKEIDGRRADQLTFSSQAHLVFNPEKQQPGVAIIAYRLQPDADDGRNLQLLRSDVLLAPGSAKDGDERAEPVFLLADNLRSVQFTFFDRQGQEFDSWQRETEANDLDTTMELPAAVHCILEFWLDRDKETVQTFSTRILLPAEVPRAD, encoded by the coding sequence GTGAGCGGACGCAACCATGGGTTCACCCTGCTGGAGGTGCTGCTGGCCATGTCCGTGCTGGGCGTCGTGGTGGCCATGCTCTCGTTGTCCCTTTCCTCGTCGCTCCAGGTGGTCGAGGCCACCGAACGGGAAGAAGAAGTTTTCTTTCAGGCGCAAACGGCCCTGCGGCGCATCACCGCGGACCTCGGCAGCGCCGTTGCGGTCCAGGAAGGGATGTTCGTCGGCGAAAACAAGGAGATCGACGGACGCCGGGCCGATCAACTGACCTTTTCTTCCCAGGCGCACCTTGTATTCAACCCGGAAAAACAGCAGCCAGGGGTGGCGATCATCGCCTACCGCCTGCAACCGGACGCCGACGATGGCCGCAACCTGCAACTGTTGCGCTCGGATGTGCTTCTTGCGCCCGGTTCGGCCAAGGACGGAGACGAACGTGCGGAACCTGTTTTTCTCCTCGCCGATAACCTGCGGTCGGTGCAGTTTACCTTTTTTGATCGCCAGGGTCAGGAATTTGACAGCTGGCAGCGGGAAACCGAGGCCAACGATCTGGACACAACCATGGAGCTGCCCGCTGCCGTCCATTGCATTCTGGAATTTTGGCTCGACCGGGACAAGGAAACCGTGCAGACCTTCAGCACCAGGATCCTGCTTCCTGCGGAGGTGCCACGTGCGGACTGA